One stretch of Longimicrobiaceae bacterium DNA includes these proteins:
- a CDS encoding tetratricopeptide repeat-containing glycosyltransferase family protein, producing the protein MDLVHQANALRREGRLDQALAVCLEALRETPTDVDAWHLAGRTALDLRRFPLAALYFQAALQLDPQRVETANGLWYAHFQLGNYARAAEACRRSWELDPTDAYVAAMLGHFEYVLGNPEAGRRMHLRALELDPDTRLVSTALLRLLRREEGGWKWFDPGAPALRARSHAERWTPPADRVWRGEAVPGRTVCVYRGGGQGDLILLCRYVPLVARRAGRVLLVCEPLHDRLLASLDGLSGVVRSPAEVDDALYVHLWALPGIFAGSSLRPPDPPYLRPPARGPGLPDSAGVRVGLGWAGNPNTAVNPDRSVPSLRLLDPWFDVPSIQWVSLQVGYRSEEAPTPDILVRPQLNDFGDTARVLSQLDLVITVDTAVANLAGALGVRAWVLPPTYPEFRWGLEGDGTPWYPSVRLFRRRRTDDWEGVIERVAEALRCLTSGHR; encoded by the coding sequence TTGGACCTCGTCCACCAGGCGAACGCGCTTCGACGAGAGGGACGCCTCGACCAGGCGCTGGCCGTCTGCCTGGAGGCGCTGCGTGAAACGCCTACCGACGTCGATGCCTGGCACCTCGCCGGCCGGACCGCGTTGGATCTACGGCGGTTTCCCCTGGCCGCTCTCTACTTCCAGGCGGCCCTGCAGCTGGATCCGCAGCGCGTGGAGACGGCCAACGGCCTGTGGTACGCGCATTTCCAGCTGGGGAACTATGCGCGGGCGGCCGAGGCTTGCCGGCGTTCCTGGGAGCTGGATCCGACGGACGCCTACGTCGCGGCGATGCTGGGCCATTTCGAGTACGTGCTCGGCAACCCCGAGGCAGGGCGGCGCATGCACCTGCGGGCGCTCGAGCTGGATCCCGATACCCGCCTGGTATCGACCGCACTCCTGCGGCTACTCCGGAGGGAGGAGGGAGGATGGAAGTGGTTCGATCCCGGCGCGCCTGCGCTACGCGCGCGCTCTCATGCGGAGAGGTGGACTCCTCCTGCAGATAGGGTGTGGCGAGGAGAGGCGGTACCCGGCCGGACCGTCTGCGTGTATCGCGGAGGCGGGCAGGGCGACCTCATTCTTCTCTGCCGGTACGTTCCCCTGGTGGCTCGGCGGGCAGGAAGGGTCCTCCTGGTGTGCGAGCCGTTGCACGATCGGCTCCTGGCCTCGCTCGACGGCCTTTCCGGGGTGGTTCGCTCGCCAGCGGAGGTGGACGACGCGCTCTACGTCCACCTCTGGGCGCTGCCCGGGATCTTTGCGGGCAGCTCACTCCGACCGCCCGACCCTCCTTATCTCCGGCCTCCGGCTCGGGGCCCCGGGTTGCCGGACTCGGCCGGGGTACGGGTCGGGCTGGGTTGGGCGGGGAATCCGAATACGGCCGTGAACCCGGATCGATCCGTTCCCTCGCTCCGCCTGCTGGATCCGTGGTTCGACGTCCCCTCCATTCAATGGGTTTCGCTGCAGGTCGGCTACCGAAGCGAGGAAGCCCCCACGCCGGACATTCTCGTGCGGCCGCAGCTAAACGATTTCGGTGACACCGCCCGGGTGTTGTCGCAGCTCGATCTGGTGATCACCGTCGATACCGCCGTGGCGAACCTGGCCGGCGCTCTCGGGGTTCGTGCGTGGGTCCTGCCGCCTACCTATCCCGAGTTTCGCTGGGGACTCGAAGGGGATGGGACTCCCTGGTATCCGAGCGTGCGCCTCTTCCGCCGGCGTCGCACTGACGACTGGGAGGGCGTGATCGAGAGGGTGGCGGAGGCGCTGCGATGTCTCACAAGCGGGCATCGATAG